The proteins below come from a single Alosa sapidissima isolate fAloSap1 chromosome 23, fAloSap1.pri, whole genome shotgun sequence genomic window:
- the cryaa gene encoding alpha-crystallin A chain, with translation MDIAIQHPWFRRALSSFYPARLFDQFFGEGLFDYDLYPYATSTISPFYRQSVFRNFGDYANSGMSEVRSDRDRFYIYLDVKHFSPEELNVKVIDDCVEIHGKHGERQDDHGYISREFHRRYRLPANVDQSAMTCSLSSDGMLNLYGPKTGSGSDGTRSDRNIPVIREDKSNAAPSS, from the exons ATGGATATTGCCATTCAGCATCCTTGGTTCAGACGGGCCCTAAGCTCCTTCTACCCTGCCCGCCTCTTCGACCAGTTCTTCGGGGAGGGCCTGTTCGACTACGACCTCTACCCTTATGCCACCTCAACCATCAGTCCTTTCTACCGCCAGTCAGTCTTCCGCAACTTTGGCGACTATGCCAACTCAGGCATGTCTGAG GTGAGATCTGACAGAGACAGGTTCTACATATACCTGGATGTGAAGCACTTCTCCCCTGAGGAGCTGAACGTGAAGGTGATAGATGACTGTGTGGAAATTCATGGCAAACATGGGGAGAGACAG gacGACCATGGCTACATTTCACGTGAGTTCCACCGCCGCTACCGTCTGCCTGCCAACGTTGACCAATCCGCCATGACCTGCTCGCTGTCCTCCGACGGCATGCTGAACCTCTACGGCCCCAAGACTGGCTCTGGCTCCGACGGTACACGCTCTGACCGCAATATCCCCGTCATCCGCGAGGACAAGAGCAACGCCGCGCCCTCCTCTTAG
- the LOC121698291 gene encoding probable serine/threonine-protein kinase SIK1B, whose amino-acid sequence MVILSDRCDSGTSSRHERPLQVGFYEIIKTLGKGTFAVVKLARHKVTKTQVAIKIIDKTRLNSSDLEKINREVQIMKLLNHPHIIKLYQVMETKDMLYMVTEYAQNGEMFDYLSSVGRLTEGEARRKFWQIVNAVDYCHQHHIIHRDLKAENLLLDANMNIKLADFGFGNFYKPGETLSTWCGSPPYAAPEVFEGKAYEGPKLDIWSLGVVLYVLVCGTLPFDGDNLYLLRQRVTKGRFRVPFFMSQECENLIRRMLAVNPAKRISMAQIKQHRWMVADPAAAAACQTVPCSLPLDSAPGLSGYSENILGIMQTLGIDRQRTIESLQSGSYNHFSAIYCLLLERVRQHISQQVKSGPQASPGPSLADSFPRGEVTLSGRLLQSQPPSPDHQLKTRISDKEEQPGTLQSDGREEKEEQIQAVSTLDSTTNGDQETSDKLSVWGKLPRIVVHLVSDDPLDGDSAHETLASSTGSLVGIPLSPSTGAVCRLTVTEALMPHSPQQQTLSQWSRKGGMREQDRLTVPSFNEGRRASDTSLSPGAVTQRSLKASRQPQRSHIRAKGYLGLTRCRDVPRSSAAWLAVRLSGPTPSPTRSWEFPRHQEETLELHRSLQMAQPQFEQTPPLHSSFSQNSQNHPLHGPLSSPAVSAQGLLSPPPHIQPSSCHNQTPLRCTDPHLQLPSSRDSCFPFCSSPSSASSSSSSSANVASTAALLETKLQISPLSQAQHRPPGSASLSSGVDTPSTVRLKPGDSCQAMAING is encoded by the exons ATGGTGATCCTTTCGGACCGTTGCGATTCGGGGACTTCCTCGCGTCATGAGAGACCGCTTCAAGTCGGCTTCTACGAAATCATCAAGACTTTGGGAAAAGGGACCTTTGCCGTGGTAAAACTGGCAAGGCATAAAGTCACCAAAACTCAG GTTGCCATAAAGATTATAGACAAAACCAGGTTAAACTCTTCGGATCTAGAGAAGATCAACAGAGAGGTTCAAATCATGAAACTGCTGAACCATCCTCATATCATCAAActctaccag GTCATGGAAACTAAAGATATGTTGTACATGGTGACAGAGTATGCACAAAATGGTGAAATGTTTG ACTATTTGTCATCTGTTGGTCGCCTTACGGAGGGGGAGGCTCGTAGAAAGTTCTGGCAGATTGTGAACGCTGTTGACTACTGCCACCAACACCACATCATCCACCGTGACCTGAAGGCTGAGAATCTCCTGCTGGATGCCAATATGAACATCAAATTGGCAG ACTTTGGCTTTGGCAACTTTTACAAGCCAGGAGAAACACTGTCCACATGGTGTGGTAGCCCCCCATATGCAGCACCAGAGGTTTTTGAGGGGAAAGCCTATGAGGGCCCAAAACTGGACATTTGG AGTCTTGGAGTAGTTTTATATGTGCTGGTCTGTGGAACTTTGCCTTTTGATGGAGACAACCTCTATCTGCTCAGACAAAGGGTCACTAAGGGACGTTTCAGAGTACCTTTCTTTATGTCACaag AATGTGAGAACTTAATCCGGAGGATGTTGGCCGTTAACCCAGCAAAGCGCATCAGCATGGCGCAGATCAAGCAGCATCGCTGGATGGTGGCCGATCCAGCTGCGGCGGCCGCCTGCCAAACTGTCCCCTGTTCCCTTCCTTTGGACAGTGCTCCCGGCCTGAGTGGCTACAGCGAGAACATATTGGGCATCATGCAGACACTGGGCATCGACAGACAGCGCACTATAGAG TCCCTTCAGAGCGGCAGCTACAATCACTTTTCTGCAATCTACTGCCTCCTACTGGAGCGGGTGAGGCAGCACATCTCCCAGCAGGTGAAGAGTGGACCCCAGGCTTCCCCTGGCCCCTCACTGGCAGACTCATTCCCCCGAGGAGAGGTCACCCTGAGCGGACGCCTTCTTCAATCACAGCCCCCTTCCCCAGACCACCAGCTGAAGACAAGAATCAGTGACAAGGAAGAACAGCCAGGGACACTTCAGTCAGATGGACGTGAGGAGAAGGAAGAGCAGATACAGGCTGTGTCAACTCTGGATTCAACCACAAATGGTGATCAGGAGACATCTGACAAACTATCCGTTTGGGGCAAGCTACCAC GTATAGTGGTGCATCTGGTGAGCGATGACCCTCTGGACGGAGACAGTGCCCATGAGACGCTGGCGTCCTCCACTGGCTCTTTGGTTggcatccccctctccccctccacaGGAGCTGTGTGCAGACTCACTGTGACCGAGGCCCTCATGCCCCATAGCCCTCAACAGCAGACACTGAGCCAGTGGTCCAGAAAAGGTGGGATGCGTGAGCAGGACAGACTTACTGTGCCCAGCTTCAACGAGGGCAGACGGGCTTCGGACACATCACTGTCGCCAGGTGCTGTGACCCAGAGGA GTCTCAAAGCTTCCCGGCAGCCACAGAGGAGCCACATTCGTGCCAAGGGATATCTGGGATTGACGCGTTGCCGAGACGTGCCTCGTTCCTCTGCGGCATGGCTCGCGGTCAGGCTCTCTGGTCCGACTCCTTCTCCTACCCGCTCCTGGGAGTTTCCTCGTCACCAGGAGGAAACACTGGAATTGCACAG AAGTCTCCAGATGGCCCAGCCACAGTTTGAACAGACGCCTCCCCTTCATTCTTCATTTTCCCAAAACTCCCAAAACCACCCACTCCATGGACCTCTTTCCTCTCCAGCTGTCTCTGCCCAAGgcctcctctccccacccccGCATATTCAACCGTCCTCCTGTCACAATCAAACACCACTCCGTTGTACAGACCCTCACTTGCAGCTCCCTTCAAGCAGAGACTCTTGTTTCCCCTTCTGCTCCTCACCCTCATCtgcatcatcatcctcctcctcctcggccaACGTCGCCTCGACTGCAGCTCTGCTGGAGACGAAGCTGCAGATCAGTCCACTGTCCCAGGCACAACACCGTCCCCCGGGGTCAGCATCGCTCTCCTCAGGGGTCGACACACCCTCAACAGTGAGGCTAAAGCCAGGGGACAGCTGCCAGGCCATGGCAATCAATGGGTAA